In one Drosophila albomicans strain 15112-1751.03 chromosome X, ASM965048v2, whole genome shotgun sequence genomic region, the following are encoded:
- the LOC117577610 gene encoding mucin-19 isoform X1, which translates to MDALRLRGSPFVRFGSGSGGGHGPGQAQTHGHGHGIQQQEPLIVVEESNLPEELEPESSETFSNRASLDIDSPVNPYLLSPWRDPREARKHSLPSQQVTEGITASQVRRLSERGGEGSGPSPKEAAFLATLSQAPAPSGRRHSVVTISKVPTTLFGRSRRESVAAYPSVNGSSRVLNSRRESNTGPPSTDPIGSIHNLQLDIMDDIYLQSRKARLKLWTSSNEKVCEVQTVDEAGTGAPGRRYTNRRYSECPQPGSVGVGIGSGGGGGVSAFRRASEHPHPNAPSISPQPPSARASTRRKKSGSGLGLLGSRSDIAGIFSSLTGNSSSATDTHRPDPDGSSSSSAATGNSASSPFLSNTFQQAARGRTTSATPTPSGSGQSSNLLLDPNAGRSTRSNSFDVSILNNAKQLVSEAQDNSSAAISGWFGGKRQTPQTPVARKKSVRSKSSAMALSKDMLERLQKKDPLGGDSGKPKLKPRSKQKKSWADTTKANIVDATILGTAIEGFLRKSSNASMAGGSSSSASAGASTSTGLRSGAAGGSGAKGAIPKDSGGASGSSAGGSSAGRARSRQSAASAAQSQAGRAMRSTLNWFSKGDEDDSKDTCDASLCATLKDLFVK; encoded by the exons ATGG ATGCGCTACGCTTGCGTGGTTCCCCATTTGTTCGCTTCGGCTCAGGCTCTGGCGGCGGTCATGGTCCAGGACAGGCACAAACACATGGACACGGACATGGCATACAACAACAGGAGCCACTCATTGTGGTCGAGGAATCAAATCTACCCGAAGAACTTGAGCCCGAGAGCTCGGAGACATTCTCAAATCGCGCCAGTCTCGACATTGACTCACCGGTCAATCCATATCTGCTCTCGCCATGGCGCGATCCGCGCGAGGCACGCAAGCACTCGTTGCCCTCGCAACAGGTCACCGAAGGCATCACCGCCAGCCAGGTGCGACGACTCTCGGAACGCGGCGGCGAAGGCTCCGGTCCATCCCCCAAAGAAGCCGCCTTCCTGGCCACACTCTCACAGGCGCCGGCTCCGTCTGGCCGACGGCATTCGGTTGTCACCATCTCGAAGGTCCCCACCACGCTCTTTGGACGCTCTCGGCGGGAGTCTGTTGCCGCCTATCCGTCAGTCAATGG GAGCAGTCGCGTGTTGAATTCACGTCGGGAGAGCAACACAGGACCGCCGTCAACGGACCCGATTGGCAGCATACACAATCTGCAGCTGGACATCATGGACGATATCTACTTGCAGTCACGCAAGGCGCGTTTGAAGCTCTGGACGTCGAGCAACGAGAAGGTGTGCGAAGTGCAGACCGTGGACGAAGCCGGAACCGGAGCTCCAGGCAGACGTTACACCAATCGCCGTTACTCCGAGTGTCCGCAGCCCGGcagcgttggcgttggcattggcagcggcggcggtggAGGCGTGAGTGCATTTCGTCGCGCCTCCGAACATCCGCATCCGAATGCGCCAAGCATCTCGCCGCAGCCGCCATCGGCACGGGCCTCGACACGTCGCAAGAAATCGGGCAGCGGTCTCGGGTTGCTCGGCAGTCGCAGCGATATTGCTGGCATCTTTAGCTCACTCACAGGCAACTCTTCGTCGGCTACGGACACACATCGCCCTGATCCGGATGGCTCGTCCAGTTCATCGGCAGCCACCGGCAACAGTGCGAGCAGCCCGTTCTTGAGCAACACATTCCAACAGGCGGCACGCGGACGCACCACgagtgccacgcccacaccgAGTGGCAGCGGACAGTCGTCGAATCTACTGCTCGATCCGAATGCCGGACGTTCGACGCGTTCGAATAGCTTTGACGTCTCCATTTTGAACAATGCCAAGCAGCTGGTCAGCGAGGCGCAGGACAACAGCTCGGCGGCCATTTCGGGTTGGTTTGGGGGCAAGCGGCAGACGCCGCAGACACCGGTGGCACGGAAGAAGAGTGTGCGCAGCAAGAGCAGCGCCATGGCGCTGTCGAAGGACATGCTCGAGCGGCTGCAGAAGAAGGATCCGCTTGGCGGCGACTCGGGCAAACCGAAGTTGAAGCCGCGCAGCAAGCAGAAGAAGAGCTGGGCGGACACCACCAAGGCGAACATTGTGGATGCCACCATTTTGGGCACAGCCATCGAGGGTTTCCTCCGCAAGAGCTCCAATGCCAGCATGGCCGGTGGCAGCAGCTCCTCCGCATCCGCTGGCGCCTCCACATCGACGGGCCTGCGTTCGGGTGCCGCGGGTGGCAGCGGTGCCAAGGGTGCCATACCCAAGGATTCCGGCGGGGCAAGTGGCAGCTCGGCTGGCGGCAGCTCCGCTGGACGTGCGCGCAGTCGTCAGTCGGCTGCCAGCGCGGCTCAGTCGCAGGCTGGACGCGCTATGCGCTCCACGCTCAACTGGTTTAGCAAGGGCGATGAGGATGACTCGAAGGACACTTGCGATGCTTCGCTGTGCGCCACGCTCAAGGATCTCTTTGTCAAATAG